In Cicer arietinum cultivar CDC Frontier isolate Library 1 chromosome 7, Cicar.CDCFrontier_v2.0, whole genome shotgun sequence, the genomic window TTAGAGTGGAAGTTGAGGCTATTGGTCATGTGAGGCACAAGAACTTGGTTAGACTTTTGGGTTTTTGCATTGAAGGCACTCACAGGTAAACATACCATCTTggtctttattttatttgggcTAAATTAAATACCCAGATTTCCAACTTCGtttttattgtatatatattttggaaTCAGCAAAGAGGTGAATCATCGATTCATCGCCGACATTTTTGTGTTTGTTTGCTTTCATCTTGATTTTGGGCATTTGATTAACTTGACATAGCTTACAAACTTTCGCAACCACTATATCAACTTTTGGTGTATCTTACAAATATAAGAACTGGTTCTGGTGCAAATGTTGTCTACAATTTTCTTTAACATAAAACTTCATGGTAAATGACATTGGTGATTATGTACTAGAATTGTTAGGAAACTACTCAGTACTGGTTTATATAATTTGGATTCTTGACCCTTAGAAATTCCCTGTTAATTTCAGGTTGTTGGTTTATGAGTATGTTAACAATGGAAATTTAGAGCAATGGCTTCATGGAGCCATGCGGCAATATGGTTTTCTCACATGGGAGGCTCGGATTAAAATTCTTCTTGGAACAGCTAAAGCGTAAGATCATTTAGTACATGTCCTTGATTTGTTTTGGTAGAAAGTTCCTTTTTCTTACATTTGGTGAGTTTCCTTTTACTGATCCTTGATTATTTTGCAGGCTGGCTTACTTGCACGAAGCAATTGAACCGAAAGTTGTCCATCGAGATATTAAGTCAAGTAACATTCTAATTGATGATGACTTCAATGCCAAAATATCTGACTTTGGACTGGCTAAGTTACTCGGTGCTGGAAAAAGTCACATTACGACTCGAGTAATGGGTACTTTTGGGTAAGCTCTCTGTCTACAGATTTAGGACTTGtttgttttatgattttaatgtaatttttgtgTGTTATTTTTCATTCAGCAAGGAACAGTGACTAATGTTCTTTCGTATTTGTTGTTTTTCAGATATGTGGCTCCAGAATATGCCAATTCCGGCTTACTAAACGAGAAGAGTGATGTTTATAGCTTTGGCGTATTGCTCCTTGAAGCAATTACTGGAAGAGATCCAGTGGATTATAGCCGTTCAGCAGCCGAGGTATGTCCTCCTTAGTAACCTGTAACTAAATTATTCAAGACTTTGATAGATGTCATGTATAATGTATTTATGTATATTGTTTGTCGATAATTGATATGAGTTAACAAACTTCCCTTCTCTTCACTAATACATAATCCTAACTTGAATTTTAAATGTTGCGAATACAATATATTAGAAATTTCCCTGGAGCACTTAACAACTTTTACTTATTTCAGCAGTAAGCTATCTCTTGTATTTGCAATTTTTCAAACTCTCCGGCGATTGTTATAGGTAAATTTGGTCGACTGGCTCAAGATGATGGTAGGTAATAGGCGCGCAGAAGAGGTTGTGGATCCAAACATTGAGACCAGACCATCAACAAGTGCCCTTAAACGAGTCCTTTTGACTGCTTTAAGGTGTGTTGACCCAGATTCTGAAAAAAGACCAAAAATGAGTCAAGTGGTCCGCATGCTTGAGTCCGAAGAATATCCCATACCTAGAGAGGTTTGACTTTTTAATTCTGGTTCTCATATATAAAAATGCCAGTTTCCAACATTTCATAGcagttgaattttttaaatgaaattccATCTGGTTCCTTGTAACTTCCTTTAAATTTCTTGTCTTCAGAAGAAACTGTAATTGAAATATATCTACTTTAAGATCATTACTACAAGGCAACTTTTTCCATTTTAAGACCTTCATGTTGACACTGTAATCAATTTATTTCTCAAATGAAGTGGTTGATATTTCAGGATCGAAGACGAAGGAAGAGTAATGCCAGAAGTGCTGATGTGGAGGCTTCTGATACAGATAAGAGTGATCATCCAGATTCCAAGTTGAATGGAAGAAGGAATCAACGGAAGTAAAACTACGGATCACAAAGCTTGAAGTACATATTCCATGTTAAGGTACGCGTGCAAGTGAATGAGCCATTTTTGCATTCTTTTCGTGCGAGCTTGTACGAGTTACGGTAACTTCCTCATTTTACATCGAATTCATTGAGCAGGATCTCAGTTACTTTGTGATATACCTATTTGGTTGCTATAACTTGAATCATGTAGATGTTAGGATGTAGGTTATTGTGTATGAATATGGGATTCATCAGATCCCTTATACCAGTTTGTGCTTTGTACAGTTCATTGCTATTCATACTTTTTCTCCTTGTCTTTCTATTTGTTTCATCACTCATTAGGATTGTAAAGGACTTGATGTTTACTTGTGTAAAGATTATAAGAAAATTACATAAAGTGTGAGGGAGAAAGACACAATATATGTGCCTTATTGTCTATAGTTGTTGCTGTGGAGAAATTCTTGATCATTGTGGAACAACCACAATGAGATCGTCTCATGTTTTCTTTGTGATGACATTGACAATGACAACCACTTTTTCGCTGTCACTTCAAGCAGCACTAGAGGTTGTTTCAATTTATGGGAAgagatattattaaaaaaaatgaaattgatatattttttgtaatatttcCAAGTATTCTGCAATTTATTGGAAGATACAACAACAGAAGATGAagtgaaaatcaaataattttaatctttattcaGTAGGTGGTTtctgaaaataaaaacattgtTCTTCTAGTATATAAGGTACGAATGAGGAATtagaaagattttttttttccgactatttatgtttgttttattttagtatagtaaaattgagaaaattaaatatacatacaaCTCTTTTTCCCTCTTAATTCatgatattgatttttaatctgTCTTCATTTTCTACATTCTGATTTTGAGATTTTGATCCTGATTcgtaaatcaatatttttctaaatttttaatctatttatagactaaaatatctatattttaaattagtttaagAACTGAACCAGCAAAATGTATAATTCATGTTTTATCAGTGTTACCAATTAAGCACTTATTGGTACAAGATTATTCGTGCTATCCAAcagtaaatttaaaaatgtatcaaAGTTCAAATAGCAAATTAATCACAATGATATTACAAAGGAAAAATGAGCATGCTGGATTCTTCAAGATAGTTCCCTTTAAGTGgagaaatttcattttaaaatgcaaatagaCAAATGTTGTTCagtagtatatataaatataaatatattcacTTGAACATATGAGTTGTAACAAAAACATGAAGTAGCAACATAAGCACTCAAAACCAGAAACCTAACTATGAATCACTATTTCTTGTAATGCTTACTTGAAATACAAATGTTAGGtaataaatagatataataGTACAAACGATGCTTTCAATACTCTGTTGCAAATTAACACAACCTAAGAAATGATGGGTTTGGTTTGGGAATTTACAAGTTGCGTGGTTCCTTTGGTTGAGCAGAGCGAGTATTGAGTAGAGGCTGTAAAGCTTTGACAATGATGCTCATATTTGGTCGAAACTCAGCTTCATATTGAACACATAGTGCAGCAACAGCAGCCATCTTTTGCAAAAATACAACAAGTGCAACAAATCAATAAAAACTACATTATAACACAAATTACCTTCAAATAATTATGTAGTTGGCATGGGGGAAAATGTCAAAGTAGAAGCATATTTCTTTAAAGCTTATAAAAAGTGTTTCTCAAATACCTATGTCGCCGGTGTCTAACACGATACATGTagttatattcaattatttttattttcttaaattattactagTTACATGTGAGAATTGATGATATGTCCAGTGTCTATGCTTGTGTTGGTGCTTCATAGATAACACCATTTCATCTAccaaatgaaaatataaacaaattaattaattacctttGCAACTGACTTGGATGGGTACTCTCCCTTCAATCTAACATCAACACATTGCTTCACTTTATCTTCACTAAGCCTTGGCGTTGCCTGATAAAATCCAATGAACACGAATCACATTGTgtaaaatacaaaattcaatAACAGGGGAACAAGACATACacataaataaatcattaacaGGAAGATGGAAAAGAAAATGGTATTATACCCATGTCACAAGGCTTTGCTGTCCTCGGGGCAGGGTGTGATCAACAGGTTTACGTCCAGTTAAGAGTTCCAACAGTATAACTCCAAAACTGTAAACATCGCTCTTTGAATTGAGGTTTCCAGTCATTGCATATCTGCCATACAATAAATAAGCCATTGTTAGTTTTTAAAAGCCACTACTGTAAAAATAAAACGTAAAAAAGAGACATGGAGCCAAATTTCTAATAATTGAGTCTAAAGTGGGTTTGTTGTTCACTACTTCACTCTCCACAGATATTACTAATTAACTTTTAATCTGGCATGTTTTTCACCGGTTTTTCGATCAACTTTGCATCAAATAAAGTAGTATATTAGGCATCCGGGAATAACTTACTCTGGAGCGTGATAGCCAAATGTTCCAAGAACACGGGTAGAATGAAGACGTGCTGCAGCATCAGGGGCTTGGTTTGACAGATCAAAATCAGCAATCTTTGCAACGTCGTCCTCGAATAGAAGTATGTTACTAGATTTAATGTAACGATGGACAATATGAACCTCTGCCTTTTCATGAAGATATTCAAGTCCTCTGGCTGCTCCAACAGCGATTTTAACTCTTTGAGCCCATGACAGAACTGCACCAGGTTCTGCACCCTTGACACCTTTCCGTCCTATatccaaaattataataaatttgcaTGCCACAATGAAGCGATTTCTTGGTAAAAATgcaaataaagaagaagaaaaatctaCTTGTATggtatagttttaaatttttcaagaTTCATTCGCAAGGATGGTAgtgttttaaaaatgtataattcCAAATTCAGTTAGTTTCTTTCACATgagaattaaattaagagataattattaaattaatacatacaatcaatataaaaagtttttatatgtcaattaatCATAATCATGAGAtcattaaatctatttttatataactaattttaaagTCACACATATGAATGATTGTAATGTGCTGTCAGTATAAATCTTTTTACGCTAACAtcatatgaaaattaaactcttaagATTATAATgaatgtaaatattttgtataacaTACATAAAATGAGAAGTGATATGGCATTAGGAATGACTAACCATGTAGCATATCATGAAGGGATCCATTAGGAGCATACTGATAGGCAAGGGCACGCAAAGGACCATCAACACAATAACTGACAAGTTCAATAACGTTTTCATGCTTTAGCCTTGATACGATGGAGACCTGTGTAAGTTAAAGAATTGAATGGAAAATATAAGATCATGTTTGAGTTTGACTATcttaatattaaaagaattataaTTGTAATTGAACCAAACCTGAGAAAGAAATTCTTGGTCTGGCTGTTTACTAGAATCCAACTTTTTAATTGCGACTTCATGTCCAGTTTTCAATGTGGCGCGATATACTTTCCCATATGCACCCTCACCAATGAAAGACTTTGAACCAAAATTATCTGTCATTGACCTTAATTCATCAACTGTAAAGGAAGGGACAGAAATAGGTTGGAGAGTTATAGGGCGAGGAATGGTTATTGCTGTGTGTCTCCCTTGATAACTGGAGTTCCCTGCATTGTTTGAAAGTGGAatcaaaatgaaatgaaattgtaGTTAGTGGTAACACAAGTACAAATAATTAAGACTTTGCAAAGTTGCAATTTATGGAACATCTCAATCTGAATATGACTTGTATATGAAATTAAATGAAAGATGGAATCATCATAAAGCAGAAAAttgtaaagaaagaaaatacCGATAGAATTGGTATGCATGAAGTGTCCTTTGTCAGAATTTGTGTAAGTATCATTCTGTTTGCAGAATCCAAAGCAACCCATGTTTCTGGAGGAAAGTTTcaatatcaaaatcaaatacaaaacccttgttagtagaaatatcaataagAGTAGGCATaacataacatatattaaaaataaacaaacctAGAAAAGAGAATAAATTGTGAAGTTTAAGAAAGAGATTCTGGAAATAATCTGAGTGTTTGAGAGTTTaaccaaaaagaataatagtaataatttagTCCTTAAATTCGTACGCGTTGATgaaaagataaaacaaaaaaagaaatttcgGGGTTAGGAAAGATGAGAGACACAGACACAAACCTGTTAGAAATTAGAAATAGAAAGAGAGAGTTTGCGTTGGTTTTTGGATGATGTGATGTAGAAATTAGAAATCAGAAATACAAAGCTTTGTTTGGATGAAATGTTTTATGTGAAATGGAAACTACCTTGACTTCACCACCAACATGCATTAAGCAAGCGCCTTTAAATACatcactatttatttatttatttattatattcgtCAAGTCAAGTcaatatttctatttctattctATTTCAAATGAAACCCCGTTTCATTCCAACTTGGCGGATACTTTTTGGGTCACAAACAATTTCTAATTACGACTTCCAACCCTGCTAATACTCCACTCAAAAAACATACTACACTCTCATCATTGTTATCATCATAAAACCTTTTCAATTCTATATCCTTCTTATTTTACTAATCAATCAATTCTAACAAATACCAATTTATAATATGGAtatttattctaatattttcaaaaataaaataagattacaTAGAGTTAgatctcatatttttatttttaatttatttatactgCTTAAAGATTCATTGTCGCACACGATTCTGTATAAAACATTCATTCAAACCATTAACAAATTACAATctctttaaaaatagttatagttaagaaaaaaaaattacatgcaaaaattttaaaatataaatacacagagaataattataattcataaatgACAAGAGATCTTCGATTATAATTTGAGTATatagtaatattattttataatttctaaaatGCTTAAGATACAAGAGGAATAGAGCAATTATACAGATAAGAAagcaattataattttattatattgccTTTATTAATCAAAATTCGTGAATATGTCTATATTCACCTATTGTTTGAGATATGAGAGCATCAAGTCCCTTAGAGCACAAAAAAAGGTAATGACATGGAGATAAATAGTCCTTGAAATAACCCTATTATTATGCTAAGCTAACTAGATAAACCCAACCACCATCCCAAAGGTTTTtgccttttttcttttttaaaagaaagatTCCTGATTTTTTCTAACAATTagaaatttatagaaaaaaacttatttagcCCAAATTAATGAGAGATCTCTTAATATtccaaaattcaattaaaaagattgatccaaaatattttatatgtagaGTTTTAAAATTCACATTAATCTAACACATCATTACATTTACCTgatacattattaattaaaaggATAAATTTTACAGACAGAGTAATTAGTCTCTCCTTTAAAATTGTCACGCCTAATTTGTGTATTAAATTTTGTCCATACTTGAAATTGTGCGTCTTTAGTCAATTtttgataaacaaaaaattaataaaaataaaccctaaaaccctTTATCAACTTACCAAATAAGTCCatgaaaaatgtaaaaatatcaTGACTTTGATTTCAATCAAATGTTAAAACCTTTGTTGATGAATTGAAATTCATACTCATTCCAGTGTGGCATTAAATGCTAAGCTGTTGAATCTATAGATATGGCTTCCCTCTCTCTCACATTCTCTTCTTCAATCGCTCCCTCTCCAATTTCTCCACACAAATTCAACAAAACCCGCAACCCTAAACCCAAAGTTCCAATTTTTCCCATTACCCGTTTCGCAATTTCATCTCCACCTTCTGCATCTGCTTCTAATTCCTCCTCAGTTGTCAAAAAGAAACACTGGAAACAGGGTGAGTTTCCTGGTTTTTCCGAAACATCGTTACCTGGGAGTACGAAGAGGAGTCCCATTAAAAACCTCAAGAAAAAATTGGACAGAAAGAACGATGCTAAAGCATGGGTTAACACTGTTACTGAAGCCTTATCTGAATGCATTGACAAGAAGCAATGGCTTCAAGCTCTTCAGGTATCTCTCTTTCTTACTTTTGCTGTTAAATTCAATACTTTGTTATGTCTCACTGTTTCAAATTCAGGGTTTTTACTTTTAGGCTATATTTGGATAAGCAGCTTAATTAAGCGCTTATCATACAAGTGGTTGGTCCTATTTGGATAAGTAGCTAAGTAGATTAAAGACCCCTTTGTTACAATTTTTTCATATAATCACTTTTAGGAGCTTTCTTAAGTTTGTTATCacgtttgaaaaaaaatcagaaaatgaaaataatctaaaaactgCTTAAATGAGAATCCATTTTGAGTagattttcataaaaatcattttttataattgatttttttaaataaagtgatTTTCATTATGCTGGACAACAAAAACAActtcctttttttaaaaaatctctaaattattgaatgtcaaaatcacttattttataatCGTAACAAACGAGCCCTAATTAAACGCTTATCACATAAGTGCTAATGTATTTGCTATTTTTATgacaaaacataaaataaaggcGAATTGTTTTCAGATAAGCTATACATggtttttataaattatcatggagagcttatggaaataagGTGTAAACAAAATCTTAATCGGTTTCACAGGTGCTTATGCCATTAGATTAGTTCAAATTTagcaaaaagttaaaataaggacaaaatattttcataaactatCCTAGAGAGGTTTtggaaataaattatttatgcatgtatataaattcaaataagtcaatccaaagCATGCTATTATTCTTATATGGCTTGCGTTTCTGTTAAGAGTTCTAATGTATTTGTAGTATGGTTTGGATGATACTACATTGTTAAATTCCAATTGTTCTTTTACTTATTCATAAGCGCAGACATTTGACATGCTCAGAGAACAATCCTTTTACCAACCCAGAGAAGGGACTTACATGAAACTCATTGTGCTACTTGGAAGATCCAGTCAACCCCATCGTGCCCGTCAGCTTTTTACCACAATGATTGAAGAGGGTTGTGATCCTACTCCTGAACTATACACGGCGTTACTTGCTGCATATTGCAGGAGCAACATGATTGATGAGGCGCTTTCAATTCTTAATGAGATGAAGAATCATCCTCTTTGTCAGCCTGATGTTTTCACTTACAGTACGCTGATAAAAGTCTGTGTGGATGCCTTTAAATTCGAATTGGTTGAGTTGATGTATGAAGAAATGGCTCAAAGATCCATCATGCCTAACACTGTCACGCAGAACATTGTTTTGAGTGGTTATGGCAAGGCAGGGATGTTTGATCAGATGGAGAAAGTACTGTCAAGTATGCTGCAGAGCACTAGTTGCAAGCCTGATGTTTGGACAATGAACACAATCATTAGTGTCTTTGGTAATATGGGTCAGATTGATATGATGGAGAAATGGTATGAAAAGTTCCGTAATTTCGGAATAGAACCAGAAACACGCACTTTTAATATCTTGATTGGTGCGTATGGAAAGAAAAGAATGTACGACAAAATGTCGTCTGTTATGGAGTATATGCGGAAGTTGCAATTTCCATGGACCACGTCTACTTATAACAATGTGATTGACGCATTTGCTGATGCAGGTGATGCTAAAAACATGGAGTATACATTTAATCAGATGCGTTCTGAAGGTATGAGAGCAGATACCAAGACATTCTGCTGCCTTATCAACGGCTTTGCAAATGCAGGCCTCTTTCATAAAGTGATTAGCAGTGTTCACTTGGCTGCGAAGCTTGAGACACCTGAGAACACTGCGTTTTATAATGCAGTCTTATCTGCATGCGCAAAGGCAGAGGATTTGATGGAAATGGAGAGAGTTTTCAAGCGTATGAAAGATAACCAATGTCAACCGGACAACACAACATACTCGATCATGGTCAAGGCATATAGAAAGCAGGGTATGAGTGACAAGATATATTATCTGGAGCAAGAAAAGCAGACGATGATAACCGATGATAAGATAGTGAACCAGCCTGAGGATGAACTCTTTAGTTGATTTGTGGATTATAGTCCAGAGTATTGCTAGTACATCTGTTTTCTTCAGTCTCCTCCATCTGTCATGAGCAGctgtttaattttgttttggcaTGGAAGAGAGTGACTAGCTGCCGGGTTGCATTTCCAGCTTCATTTTTCATGATGAATGACAGCAACTCCTGCCTAACTTCTACATTTTTGTAGTTGTAaagttgaatttattttttacatccatttaacttacagaaaataaatttaaacatcTGCATTTTTTAGTGTACAGGGTTCATGAACTGATAACTGACTTTAGTAGTGTCTAAAATTATAGGGCACCAACTATACTTGTGCTCTTACTTTTGTAATTTACGTAATTGTATGATATATCTGGATGATGGCTTATAGTTTAGTTTTATAAACGTGATTCACCGTAGATCTTTTCGACACTGCCCATACTAAAATTTGCCATCTTTTGCCATCTTTTGTAAACTCAAGTTTTCAAATACTTTCTAAACAAGAAAATtgtatatatcaaataattactAGAAGTGTTTCGATGCATATATCATGTAATCATAAAAAGTGCCTCAATGTTTGTAGATCCAATAATGCTAAACAAATCTTAATAATTCCAAACTACAATAAAATGATTCATAATAAACCAAATTCCGAaataccaattaaaaaataaacaatttcaaatcaaatcccaaaacaaattataatatatccCAATCTACATCATTTActacaaaaaacaaaacaaaaaatgtataTGATATATAAACAATTGCTAGAGAGGTTTTGCTCATTGATGTTGCCTTGTGTATTCCTATATTTCTATACATAAAAAATGTAGCCAACATATGCAGAAGAAGCAATCTGCAATATCCGTTTTCTATCTCTTTTGGTAATTTATTTTCCCTATGCAATAGGCAAAGAGAGAGGCATAAATAATTGGGTAAGCAATGAGCACCACAGCCACAACGCTTAATCTGTCATGTCTGAATCCATAGTAATCCTTTAGAAAGGAACCGACAGGTTTTTTGTCTCCAAATATGAGTATTTCTTTGTCCATGTCTCCATATTGTGAAGTTAGGAGGCCATTCAAGGACCATGCTGTAGGGCAGATCCAGTAGCACCAAACCCACCATTTAGGAATTTTCTGCACATAATAAACATAGTTacttaactatatatataatccTAATTGCTACAGAAAATGGACACTCACACTGCCTCCCCCAATCAAACACATGAATTAGTTTCTGGGCGCATGTTTGGTTTCATTGTTGTGAGAGACATACATGATTTTAAGCTTTTGTCTTT contains:
- the LOC101511806 gene encoding pto-interacting protein 1, producing the protein MGCFGFCKQNDTYTNSDKGHFMHTNSIGNSSYQGRHTAITIPRPITLQPISVPSFTVDELRSMTDNFGSKSFIGEGAYGKVYRATLKTGHEVAIKKLDSSKQPDQEFLSQVSIVSRLKHENVIELVSYCVDGPLRALAYQYAPNGSLHDMLHGRKGVKGAEPGAVLSWAQRVKIAVGAARGLEYLHEKAEVHIVHRYIKSSNILLFEDDVAKIADFDLSNQAPDAAARLHSTRVLGTFGYHAPEYAMTGNLNSKSDVYSFGVILLELLTGRKPVDHTLPRGQQSLVTWATPRLSEDKVKQCVDVRLKGEYPSKSVAKMAAVAALCVQYEAEFRPNMSIIVKALQPLLNTRSAQPKEPRNL
- the LOC101512345 gene encoding pentatricopeptide repeat-containing protein At3g06430, chloroplastic produces the protein MASLSLTFSSSIAPSPISPHKFNKTRNPKPKVPIFPITRFAISSPPSASASNSSSVVKKKHWKQGEFPGFSETSLPGSTKRSPIKNLKKKLDRKNDAKAWVNTVTEALSECIDKKQWLQALQTFDMLREQSFYQPREGTYMKLIVLLGRSSQPHRARQLFTTMIEEGCDPTPELYTALLAAYCRSNMIDEALSILNEMKNHPLCQPDVFTYSTLIKVCVDAFKFELVELMYEEMAQRSIMPNTVTQNIVLSGYGKAGMFDQMEKVLSSMLQSTSCKPDVWTMNTIISVFGNMGQIDMMEKWYEKFRNFGIEPETRTFNILIGAYGKKRMYDKMSSVMEYMRKLQFPWTTSTYNNVIDAFADAGDAKNMEYTFNQMRSEGMRADTKTFCCLINGFANAGLFHKVISSVHLAAKLETPENTAFYNAVLSACAKAEDLMEMERVFKRMKDNQCQPDNTTYSIMVKAYRKQGMSDKIYYLEQEKQTMITDDKIVNQPEDELFS
- the LOC101511481 gene encoding probable receptor-like protein kinase At5g18500 gives rise to the protein MASDLSSRLSKKTSVFGLEAWELMGIIVGLFIIIILLVLSICLTSKKKSKRVKDILPLSHRLSVSEEIKEIRVDQISTNQNGAFMSLYDKFNDKESEKVLLQTKNGEYSSQSGSFIHAEKDAAGSQSGEESGAKSLSAHRPSLTSPSPLSGLPEFSHLGWGHWFTLRDLELATNKFSKDNVIGEGGYGVVYQGQLINGNPVAIKKLLNNLGQAEKEFRVEVEAIGHVRHKNLVRLLGFCIEGTHRLLVYEYVNNGNLEQWLHGAMRQYGFLTWEARIKILLGTAKALAYLHEAIEPKVVHRDIKSSNILIDDDFNAKISDFGLAKLLGAGKSHITTRVMGTFGYVAPEYANSGLLNEKSDVYSFGVLLLEAITGRDPVDYSRSAAEVNLVDWLKMMVGNRRAEEVVDPNIETRPSTSALKRVLLTALRCVDPDSEKRPKMSQVVRMLESEEYPIPREDRRRRKSNARSADVEASDTDKSDHPDSKLNGRRNQRK